In Primulina eburnea isolate SZY01 unplaced genomic scaffold, ASM2296580v1 ctg368_ERROPOS200000, whole genome shotgun sequence, a genomic segment contains:
- the LOC140821020 gene encoding auxin response factor 19-like isoform X1, translating into MKIPSGGFVTNSGEGDKKMINSELWHACAGPLVALPPVGSHVVYFPQGHSEQVAASMQKETDGIPSYPNLPSKLICMLQNVTLHADVETDEVYAQMTLQPVSKYDQEALLVSDIGLKHNRQPAEFFCKNLTASDTSTHGGFSVPRRAAEKIFPPLDFSMQPPAQELSARDLHDQNWTFRHIYRGQPKRHLLTTGWSVFVSSKRLIAGDAVLFIKDEKSQLLLGIRRANRQQPALSSSVISSDSMHIGILAAAAHAAANSSPFTIFYNPRASPSEFVIPLAKYNKAMYTQVSPGMRFRMMFETEESGVRRYMGTVTGISDMDSVRWKNSQWRNLQVGWDESTAGERPGRISIWEVEPVVTPFYICPPPFFRPKFPKHPSFPDDELDMENIFKRGMPWLAEDFGIKDASSSIFPGLSLVQWMSMQQNNQLSGNQAGLFPNSSVLQGNLSIDDHTKLLNFQNPSLASHNLPPGKGNLPNLQVSQQQQVQQMLQSPTNTQQPQLRQQQPLPQPQPQLLQHTLQQLPQQRLPQPMLLPPVTNGVTLDQASNQNSHQMGVYPQLQQQQILTGHAHLQQNDSLVHRTTFPMTSMTQDLVFPQPVEQQSSLLQRPQQQQLQLQQAPLPVLQQQKPQMQQFSQQNLSDQQMQLQLLQKLQQQHQQQQLSSPLNPLLEAQCPPKQHLQQNQHAQNLCLPPKVNISAFPGSSSVQSPQFPINQFQHKSPLENIRGRVEGDAPSCSTSPSKNNFQASQSNFFNRYQTGPTTLLDNSTVHHTNNLAQETHTKIDIRMKHEFPNSKPTEQPKYKGTATDRLDAASTATSYCQDTGSLQQNFPLNGLETDVQSHTQNSLPFTGNIDGLAPDALLSRGYDSGKDIQNLLSNYSGPPRDIDTDLSSGINSQSFGLPNISFKPGCSNEVAINESAVLNGGLWSNQAPRMRTYAKVQKRGSVGRTVDVTRYKGYDELRHDLARMFGIEGLLEDPQRTEWKLVYVDHENDILLVGDDPWEEFVSCVQSIKILSSAEVQQMSLDGDLGQMPIPNQACSRTDSGNAWRGQYDNNSATSFNR; encoded by the exons ATGAAGATTCCTTCTGGTGGATTTGTGACAAATTCTGGAGAAG GGGATAAAAAGATGATCAATTCAGAGTTGTGGCACGCATGTGCCGGTCCGTTGGTTGCTTTGCCTCCTGTTGGAAGCCATGTGGTCTATTTTCCTCAAGGTCACAGCGAACAA GTGGCAGCATCGATGCAGAAAGAGACAGATGGCATCCCAAGTTATCCTAATCTTCCTTCGAAGTTGATTTGCATGCTGCAGAATGTCACCTTACAT GCTGATGTTGAAACTGATGAGGTCTATGCGCAGATGACTCTTCAACCTGTGAGTAAG TATGACCAGGAAGCATTACTTGTATCTGATATTGGGCTAAAGCACAATAGACAACCTGCCGAGTTTTTCTGCAAAAATCTGACAGCAAGTGATACAAGCACTCACGGTGGGTTTTCTGTTCCTCGTCGGGCAGCTGAGAAGATCTTTCCACCTCTT GATTTCTCAATGCAACCTCCTGCACAGGAGCTGTCTGCTAGAGATTTGCATGACCAAAATTGGACATTCAGACATATTTATCGAG GTCAACCGAAAAGACACTTGTTGACGACAGGTTGGAGTGTGTTTGTGAGCTCGAAAAGACTTATAGCTGGTGATGCTGTTCTTTTCATAAA GGACGAAAAGTCACAGCTTCTACTTGGTATTCGGCGAGCAAATAGGCAGCAACCGGCACTTTCTTCATCTGTTATATCTAGTGATAGCATGCATATTGGTATTCTTGCTGCTGCTGCTCATGCTGCTGCGAATAGTAGTCCATTCACTATATTCTATAATCCAAG GGCTAGCCCTTCGGAGTTCGTGATTCCGTTGGCCAAGTATAATAAAGCAATGTACACACAAGTTTCCCCGGGTATGAGATTTAGGATGATGTTTGAGACTGAGGAGTCAGGAGTGCGCCGATACATGGGTACAGTTACTGGAATAAGCGATATGGATTCTGTGCGCTGGAAAAATTCGCAGTGGCGAAATCTTCAG GTTGGATGGGATGAATCAACTGCTGGAGAACGCCCTGGTCGAATCTCTATATGGGAAGTGGAACCTGTTGTTACTCCCTTCTACATTTGCCCGCCTCCCTTTTTCAGACCCAAGTTCCCCAAACATCCAAGTTTTCCAG ATGATGAACTTGATATGGAAAATATTTTCAAGCGAGGCATGCCCTGGCTTGCAGAAGATTTTGGCATAAAAGATGCGTCAAGCTCGATATTTCCGGGCCTTAGTCTAGTCCAATGGATGAGCATGCAACAGAATAATCAATTGTCCGGCAATCAAGCGGGCTTATTTCCCAATTCATCTGTTCTACAAGGTAACCTTAGCATCGATGACCACACAAaacttttgaattttcaaaaccCATCTTTAGCTTCACATAATCTTCCACCCGGTAAGGGGAATCTTCCGAATCTACAAGTTAGCCAACAGCAACAAGTCCAGCAAATGTTGCAGTCTCCTACAAACACGCAGCAGCCACAACTGAGGCAGCAGCAGCCGTTGCCGCAACCTCAGCCACAGCTCCTTCAGCACACACTGCAACAGTTGCCGCAGCAGCGGCTACCACAACCTATGCTGCTGCCTCCTGTGACGAATGGTGTCACTTTGGATCAGGCATCAAACCAAAATTCACATCAAATGGGAGTGTATCCTCAGCTTCAACAGCAACAGATATTGACTGGACATGCGCATTTGCAGCAAAATGATTCATTGGTTCACAGAACTACATTTCCCATGACGTCAATGACTCAGGACTTGGTTTTCCCACAACCCGTTGAGCAACAATCTAGCCTCTTGCAGAGACCACAACAGCAGCAGTTACAATTGCAACAAGCTCCATTACCGGTGTTGCAGCAACAAAAGCCACAAATGCAACAATTTTCTCAACAAAATCTTTCAGATCAGCAAATGCAACTGCAACTTCTACAGAAACTACAACAGCAGCATCAACAGCAGCAGTTGTCTTCCCCGTTAAATCCCTTGTTGGAAGCTCAATGTCCCCCAAAACAACACTTGCAACAAAACCAGCATGCCCAAAATCTCTGTCTACCTCCAAAAGTAAATATTAGCGCCTTTCCAGGATCTTCTTCGGTCCAATCTCCACAATTTCCCATCAATCAGTTCCAACATAAATCTCCACTTGAAAATATCAGGGGACGTGTGGAGGGGGATGCCCCATCATGTTCAACATCACCTTCGAAGAATAATTTTCAGGCTTCACAATCAAACTTCTTTAACAGGTATCAAACTGGGCCGACAACTTTGCTAGATAATTCTACAGTCCACCATACCAATAATTTGGCCCAAGAAACTCATACCAAGATCGATATTAGGATGAAACACGAATTCCCCAACTCTAAACCAACTGAACAGCCTAAATACAAGGGTACTGCTACTGATCGTTTGGATGCTGCATCTACTGCGACATCATATTGCCAGGATACGGGTAGCCTCCAACAAAATTTTCCATTAAATGGGTTGGAAACTGATGTTCAGTCGCACACACAGAATAGTCTTCCATTCACTGGTAATATTGATGGATTGGCACCTGATGCCTTGTTGTCGAGGGGTTATGATTCAGGGAAGGATATACAGAACTTACTTTCTAACTACAGTGGCCCTCCGAGGGACATCGATACAGATTTGTCATCTGGAatcaattctcaatcatttGGATTGCCAAACATATCTTTTAAACCAGGTTGTTCGAACGAGGTTGCAATTAATGAAAGTGCTGTTCTGAACGGTGGGTTGTGGTCTAACCAGGCTCCTCGTATGCGAACTTATGCTAAG GTTCAAAAACGTGGCTCGGTGGGGAGAACTGTGGATGTCACCCGTTACAAGGGGTATGACGAGCTTAGACATGACCTTGCACGCATGTTTGGCATTGAAGGTCTGCTAGAAGATCCACAGAGAACCGAGTGGAAGCTTGTATATGTAGACCATGAAAATGACATATTACTTGTCGGAGATGATCCATGGGA GGAGTTTGTGAGCTGCGTTCAAAGTATAAAGATCCTATCATCTGCTGAGGTGCAGCAAATGAGTTTGGATGGCGATCTTGGTCAGATGCCTATCCCGAACCAAGCTTGCAGCAGGACCGATAGTGGTAATGCATGGAGAGGACAGTATGACAACAATTCAGCCACTTCGTTTAATCGCTAA
- the LOC140821020 gene encoding auxin response factor 19-like isoform X2, which produces MQPPAQELSARDLHDQNWTFRHIYRGQPKRHLLTTGWSVFVSSKRLIAGDAVLFIKDEKSQLLLGIRRANRQQPALSSSVISSDSMHIGILAAAAHAAANSSPFTIFYNPRASPSEFVIPLAKYNKAMYTQVSPGMRFRMMFETEESGVRRYMGTVTGISDMDSVRWKNSQWRNLQVGWDESTAGERPGRISIWEVEPVVTPFYICPPPFFRPKFPKHPSFPDDELDMENIFKRGMPWLAEDFGIKDASSSIFPGLSLVQWMSMQQNNQLSGNQAGLFPNSSVLQGNLSIDDHTKLLNFQNPSLASHNLPPGKGNLPNLQVSQQQQVQQMLQSPTNTQQPQLRQQQPLPQPQPQLLQHTLQQLPQQRLPQPMLLPPVTNGVTLDQASNQNSHQMGVYPQLQQQQILTGHAHLQQNDSLVHRTTFPMTSMTQDLVFPQPVEQQSSLLQRPQQQQLQLQQAPLPVLQQQKPQMQQFSQQNLSDQQMQLQLLQKLQQQHQQQQLSSPLNPLLEAQCPPKQHLQQNQHAQNLCLPPKVNISAFPGSSSVQSPQFPINQFQHKSPLENIRGRVEGDAPSCSTSPSKNNFQASQSNFFNRYQTGPTTLLDNSTVHHTNNLAQETHTKIDIRMKHEFPNSKPTEQPKYKGTATDRLDAASTATSYCQDTGSLQQNFPLNGLETDVQSHTQNSLPFTGNIDGLAPDALLSRGYDSGKDIQNLLSNYSGPPRDIDTDLSSGINSQSFGLPNISFKPGCSNEVAINESAVLNGGLWSNQAPRMRTYAKVQKRGSVGRTVDVTRYKGYDELRHDLARMFGIEGLLEDPQRTEWKLVYVDHENDILLVGDDPWEEFVSCVQSIKILSSAEVQQMSLDGDLGQMPIPNQACSRTDSGNAWRGQYDNNSATSFNR; this is translated from the exons ATGCAACCTCCTGCACAGGAGCTGTCTGCTAGAGATTTGCATGACCAAAATTGGACATTCAGACATATTTATCGAG GTCAACCGAAAAGACACTTGTTGACGACAGGTTGGAGTGTGTTTGTGAGCTCGAAAAGACTTATAGCTGGTGATGCTGTTCTTTTCATAAA GGACGAAAAGTCACAGCTTCTACTTGGTATTCGGCGAGCAAATAGGCAGCAACCGGCACTTTCTTCATCTGTTATATCTAGTGATAGCATGCATATTGGTATTCTTGCTGCTGCTGCTCATGCTGCTGCGAATAGTAGTCCATTCACTATATTCTATAATCCAAG GGCTAGCCCTTCGGAGTTCGTGATTCCGTTGGCCAAGTATAATAAAGCAATGTACACACAAGTTTCCCCGGGTATGAGATTTAGGATGATGTTTGAGACTGAGGAGTCAGGAGTGCGCCGATACATGGGTACAGTTACTGGAATAAGCGATATGGATTCTGTGCGCTGGAAAAATTCGCAGTGGCGAAATCTTCAG GTTGGATGGGATGAATCAACTGCTGGAGAACGCCCTGGTCGAATCTCTATATGGGAAGTGGAACCTGTTGTTACTCCCTTCTACATTTGCCCGCCTCCCTTTTTCAGACCCAAGTTCCCCAAACATCCAAGTTTTCCAG ATGATGAACTTGATATGGAAAATATTTTCAAGCGAGGCATGCCCTGGCTTGCAGAAGATTTTGGCATAAAAGATGCGTCAAGCTCGATATTTCCGGGCCTTAGTCTAGTCCAATGGATGAGCATGCAACAGAATAATCAATTGTCCGGCAATCAAGCGGGCTTATTTCCCAATTCATCTGTTCTACAAGGTAACCTTAGCATCGATGACCACACAAaacttttgaattttcaaaaccCATCTTTAGCTTCACATAATCTTCCACCCGGTAAGGGGAATCTTCCGAATCTACAAGTTAGCCAACAGCAACAAGTCCAGCAAATGTTGCAGTCTCCTACAAACACGCAGCAGCCACAACTGAGGCAGCAGCAGCCGTTGCCGCAACCTCAGCCACAGCTCCTTCAGCACACACTGCAACAGTTGCCGCAGCAGCGGCTACCACAACCTATGCTGCTGCCTCCTGTGACGAATGGTGTCACTTTGGATCAGGCATCAAACCAAAATTCACATCAAATGGGAGTGTATCCTCAGCTTCAACAGCAACAGATATTGACTGGACATGCGCATTTGCAGCAAAATGATTCATTGGTTCACAGAACTACATTTCCCATGACGTCAATGACTCAGGACTTGGTTTTCCCACAACCCGTTGAGCAACAATCTAGCCTCTTGCAGAGACCACAACAGCAGCAGTTACAATTGCAACAAGCTCCATTACCGGTGTTGCAGCAACAAAAGCCACAAATGCAACAATTTTCTCAACAAAATCTTTCAGATCAGCAAATGCAACTGCAACTTCTACAGAAACTACAACAGCAGCATCAACAGCAGCAGTTGTCTTCCCCGTTAAATCCCTTGTTGGAAGCTCAATGTCCCCCAAAACAACACTTGCAACAAAACCAGCATGCCCAAAATCTCTGTCTACCTCCAAAAGTAAATATTAGCGCCTTTCCAGGATCTTCTTCGGTCCAATCTCCACAATTTCCCATCAATCAGTTCCAACATAAATCTCCACTTGAAAATATCAGGGGACGTGTGGAGGGGGATGCCCCATCATGTTCAACATCACCTTCGAAGAATAATTTTCAGGCTTCACAATCAAACTTCTTTAACAGGTATCAAACTGGGCCGACAACTTTGCTAGATAATTCTACAGTCCACCATACCAATAATTTGGCCCAAGAAACTCATACCAAGATCGATATTAGGATGAAACACGAATTCCCCAACTCTAAACCAACTGAACAGCCTAAATACAAGGGTACTGCTACTGATCGTTTGGATGCTGCATCTACTGCGACATCATATTGCCAGGATACGGGTAGCCTCCAACAAAATTTTCCATTAAATGGGTTGGAAACTGATGTTCAGTCGCACACACAGAATAGTCTTCCATTCACTGGTAATATTGATGGATTGGCACCTGATGCCTTGTTGTCGAGGGGTTATGATTCAGGGAAGGATATACAGAACTTACTTTCTAACTACAGTGGCCCTCCGAGGGACATCGATACAGATTTGTCATCTGGAatcaattctcaatcatttGGATTGCCAAACATATCTTTTAAACCAGGTTGTTCGAACGAGGTTGCAATTAATGAAAGTGCTGTTCTGAACGGTGGGTTGTGGTCTAACCAGGCTCCTCGTATGCGAACTTATGCTAAG GTTCAAAAACGTGGCTCGGTGGGGAGAACTGTGGATGTCACCCGTTACAAGGGGTATGACGAGCTTAGACATGACCTTGCACGCATGTTTGGCATTGAAGGTCTGCTAGAAGATCCACAGAGAACCGAGTGGAAGCTTGTATATGTAGACCATGAAAATGACATATTACTTGTCGGAGATGATCCATGGGA GGAGTTTGTGAGCTGCGTTCAAAGTATAAAGATCCTATCATCTGCTGAGGTGCAGCAAATGAGTTTGGATGGCGATCTTGGTCAGATGCCTATCCCGAACCAAGCTTGCAGCAGGACCGATAGTGGTAATGCATGGAGAGGACAGTATGACAACAATTCAGCCACTTCGTTTAATCGCTAA